The following is a genomic window from Azospirillaceae bacterium.
CGCACCATCTTCAAATCGCTGGTGCCGCACCTGAAGGCCGACGCCATCGTCGCCACCAACACCTCCTCCATCTCCATCACCCGGCTGGCGGCCTGCACCGACCGGCCGCACAAGTTCATCGGCATGCACTTCATGAACCCGGTGCCGGTGATGCAGCTGGTGGAGATCATCCGGGGCATCGCCACGGATGAGGAAACCTACCAGGCCATCCGCGAGCTGACGTTCAAGCTGGGCAAGATCCCCGCCGTGTCGGAGGATTTCCCCGCCTTCATCGTCAACCGCGTGCTGCAACCGATGATCAACGAGGCGGTCTACACCCTGTATGAGGGCGTGGGCTCGGTCGAGGCCATCGACACCGCCATGAAGCTGGGCGCCAACCACCCGATGGGGCCGCTGGAGCTGGCGGACTTCATCGGCCTAGACACCTGCCTGTCGGTGATGCAGGTGCTGTACGAGGGCCTGGCCGACAGCAAGTACCGGCCCTGCCCCCTGCTGGTGAAATATGTCGAGGCCGGCTGGCTGGGCCGCAAGGTCGGCCGCGGCTTCTACGACTATTCCGGCGACACCCCGCGCCCGACGCGGTAAGCGGCGCCCCCGCATGAAAGCCCGGCACCGGACGATCCCGGCGCCGGGCTTTTTTTATTTCCGGTAATGTCAGTGGCACGAGATTCCGACTCGTGCCGCTGTAGGACGCGACGGCGTCCGCCGGAGCATTTTGGGGAGCGTCAGCGGACTGAAATGCGAGGATCAACCAAGGCCACGGATGTGGCCGCCCGGCGCTTGAGGGGGCCTTTGATCAATCAAGATCAAAGGCCGCGAGCATAGTGCTTGATCAGCGCCTGGGCCTCAGGCGAGTTCCAGTCGGCGTCGCCCTCCAGCCGGCCGATCTCCCGGCCTTGGGCGTCGATCAGCAGGGTGGTGGGCAGGCCGCGGGGCTTCAGCACCGACATGGCGGTGCTGCGCGGGTCCAGCCACATGGCCAGATGGCTGATGCCGTGGTTCTGGAGGAAGGGTTCCACCACGTGCGCCCCGCCCCGGTCCATCGACAGGGCCACGACCTCGAACGACTTATCCCCCAGGTCACCCTGCAGCTTATCCAGCGAAGGCAGTTCCTGGACACACGGTGCGCACCAGGTGGCCCACAGGTTCAGCAGCACCACGCGGCCCTTCAGTTCCGACAGGTGGATGCCGCTGCCGTCGGCGCGGGTCAGCGCCAGGTCGGGCACGACGGGATGATCCGCCGTCTCCGTGAACGGAGAGATGCTTCCTTTCAAAACCGGCGCGCCACCGGCGGCGCATGCCGCCCCAGCGCAGAAAACGACCGACGCGACCACGCCAATCCTTGCGAGAAACCGCAAAATCGCCATTCTTGCCATCACTCTTCGTGCCACCGGGCCTATTGGCCCCCGATGAAATTGGTCCCCCGCCCCCGATGACGTCAACACCCACCACCCCGGAAAACGCCTCGACCGCCGATAATGCCGCAGTGAACGAACTGTGGGGCGGCCGATTCAGCCGGGGCCCGTCGGAGATCATGGAGCGCATCAACGTCTCCATCGGCTTCGACAAGAAGCTGTGGGCGGAGGATATCGCCGGGTCCAAGGCGCACGCCACCATGCTGGCGGCCCAGGGCATCATCGATCAGGCCGACGCCGACGCCATCCTGAAGGGCCTGGACCAGGTGGCCGAGGAAATCCGTTCCGGTTCCTTCGTCTTCCGGAACGAGCATGAGGACATCCACATGAACGTGGAGTCCCGCCTGAAGGAACTGATCGGCGAGCCGGCCGGCCGCCTGCACACCGCCCGCTCGCGCAACGACCAGGTGGCGACCGACTTCAAGCTGTGGGTGCGCGGCGCCCTGACCCGCCTGGACGGCGACATGAAGGCGCTGCAGGCAGCCTTGATCGACCAGGCGGCCCAGCACGCCGATACCATCATGCCCGGCTTCACCCATCTGCAGACGGCCCAGCCGGTGACCTTCGGCCACCATCTGCTGGCCTATGTGGAGATGCTGGGCCGCGACCGCGCCCGGGTGCGCGACGCCATCGGCCGCCTGAACGAGTGCCCGCTGGGCAGTGCGGCCCTGGCCGGCACGCCCTATCCCATCGACCGCGTGGCCACGGCCACCGCCCTGGGCTTCGACCGGCCGACCGCCAATTCGCTGGACGCCGTGTCCGATCGCGACTTCGCGCTGGACTACCTGGCCACGGCCAGCATCTGCGCCATGCACCTGTCGCGCCTGGCGGAGGAGATCGTGCTGTGGTGCACGACCCAGTTCCGCTTCATCCGCCTGTCCGACGCCTTCACCAGCGGCAGTTCCATCATGCCGCAGAAAAAGAACCCGGACGCGGCCGAACTGGTGCGCGCCAAGTGCGGCCGCGTCATCGGCGCCCTGTCGGGCCTGCTGGTCGTCATGAAGGGCCTGCCGCTGGCCTATTCCAAGGACATGCAGGAAGACAAGGAACCGGTGTTCGAGGCCGACGACACGCTGGCGCTGTGCCTGGCGGCCACCACCGGCATGATCCAGGACATGACCCCCGATCCGGCCGCCATGCGCCGCGCGGTGGAGGCGGGCTTCCCCACCGCCACCGACCTGGCCGACTGGCTGGTCCGCCGGCTTGGCCTGCCGTTCCGCGAGGCGCATCATGTCACCGGCCGCATCGTCCGCCTGGCGGAGGAGCGGTCCTGCGGCCTGTCCGACCTGCCGTTGGACGCCATGAAGGGCGTCGACGCCCGCATCACCGAGGAGGTTTACGCCGTGCTGAGCCTGGAGGCCTCCGTCGCCAGCCGCACCAGTTTCGGCGGCACCGCGCCCGACCGGGTGCGGGCATCCATCGACGCCGCGCGCAAGCGGTTCCTGTGAAAGCGCCCGCCATGACAAAGAACCGCCTTCTGGCCATCGCCGCCCTGACCGCCGCCGCCCTGGCGCTGTCGGGTTGCGGCAAGATCGCCCGCAGCCTGGACACGCCGGATGGCGAAGACCATCCCTTCAACCCCTATCCCAATCCCAAGCTGGATCCCCAGCCGGGCGCGCAGGTGGCGCTACCCAGCTCGGCCGACCAGCCGGGTGAGACCCCGCCGGCCAAGGCCGCCATCCAGCCGGCCCAACCCTACGGCATCCTGCCGGACACCCCGTATGAGACCCATAGCGGCCCGATGATGGGCGGCGGCAGCAGCACCACGCCGCAGTAACCCCCCCTGATATTTCCAGCGACGGTTCGGATTTCGATGGCCTTCTCTTATGTTTCCGGCGTGCTGACCGCCGACGGCGTGCCCCTGGACCGGTTGGCCGAGGCCGTCGGCACCCCTGTCTACGTCTACGCCGCCAGCCGCCTGCGGGCGAATTACCAGGCCTACGCCCAGGCCTTCGCCCGCGACCCGGTGGATGTCTGCTTCGCCCTGAAGGCCAATTCCAACCAGTCCATCATCAGCCTGTTCGCCAACCTGGGCGCCGGCGCCGACGTGGTGTCGGAAGGGGAAATGCGGCGCGCGCTGGCCGCCGGCGTGCCGCCGGAAAAGGTGGTGTTCTCCGGCGTGGGCAAGACCCGGGACGAACTGGCGGCGGCCCTGACCGCCGGCATCCACCAGATCAACGTGGAAAGCCTGCCGGAGCTGGAAGCCCTGTCGCAGGTCGCCACCAGCCTGGGCCGCACCGCCCCGGTGGCGCTGCGCATCAACCCGGACGTGGACGCCGGGACCCACGGCAAGATCGCCACCGGGCGCAAGGAGGACAAGTTCGGCATCGACCTGGGCCACGCCGTGGCGGCCTACGCCAAGGCCACCGAACTGCCAGGCCTGGCGCCCAAGGGCTACGCCGTCCACATCGGGTCCCAGTTGCTGAACATCAGCCCGTACGACGACGCCTACGGCCACCTGTCGGACCTGGTTATCGCCACGCGCGAGGCCGGGCTGAAGGTGGAGCGGCTGGATCTGGGCGGCGGCCTGGGCGTGCCTTACCAAGGCGAGACCGCCCCCGACCATGGCGCCTATGCCGCCATCGTGCGCAAGCGCCTAGGCAACCTGGGCTGCCGCCTGACGCTGGAGCCCGGCCGGTCGCTGGTGGGTGACGCCGGCGTGCTGCTGGCCCGCGTGGTCTACGTCAAGGAAGGGCTGCACCGCCGCTTCCTGATCGTGGACGCGGCCATGAACGACCTGATGCGCCCCACCCTCTACGACGCCTACCACGGCATCCGCCCGGTATATGAGCCGGCGGCGGGCGCCCCGCTCGCCCCCATGGACGTGGTCGGCCCCATCTGCGAGACTGGCGACACCTTCGCCCGCCAGCGCGAGCTGCCGGCCGTGGCGCAGGGTGAACTGGTGGCCTTCATGACGGCCGGCGCCTATGGTGCCGCCATGTCATCCACCTACAATTCCCGGCCCCTGGTGGCCGAGGTGCTGGCCGATGGCGGCAAATGGGCGGTCATCCGCCGCCGCCAGACCTTCGAGGAGATGCTGGCCCTGGACGTGACGCCGCAATGGCGCGACGCTTGAGCCGGAACGGAACCCCATAAGCGGAAGGGCACGGGAAAAGCGGCATGGCGCGCAGGGCACTGAAACCCCGGACGAACCCGCAAACGGCGACGCCCCG
Proteins encoded in this region:
- a CDS encoding 3-hydroxybutyryl-CoA dehydrogenase; the encoded protein is MIRTIGIIGSGQMGTGIAHVTSLSGHTVRLMDTSPESLSRAMQTAEKNLERWVAKGKVTEQEKDEALARISTGTDMATLGDCDLVIEAATENEEIKRTIFKSLVPHLKADAIVATNTSSISITRLAACTDRPHKFIGMHFMNPVPVMQLVEIIRGIATDEETYQAIRELTFKLGKIPAVSEDFPAFIVNRVLQPMINEAVYTLYEGVGSVEAIDTAMKLGANHPMGPLELADFIGLDTCLSVMQVLYEGLADSKYRPCPLLVKYVEAGWLGRKVGRGFYDYSGDTPRPTR
- a CDS encoding TlpA disulfide reductase family protein; amino-acid sequence: MPDLALTRADGSGIHLSELKGRVVLLNLWATWCAPCVQELPSLDKLQGDLGDKSFEVVALSMDRGGAHVVEPFLQNHGISHLAMWLDPRSTAMSVLKPRGLPTTLLIDAQGREIGRLEGDADWNSPEAQALIKHYARGL
- the argH gene encoding argininosuccinate lyase, giving the protein MTSTPTTPENASTADNAAVNELWGGRFSRGPSEIMERINVSIGFDKKLWAEDIAGSKAHATMLAAQGIIDQADADAILKGLDQVAEEIRSGSFVFRNEHEDIHMNVESRLKELIGEPAGRLHTARSRNDQVATDFKLWVRGALTRLDGDMKALQAALIDQAAQHADTIMPGFTHLQTAQPVTFGHHLLAYVEMLGRDRARVRDAIGRLNECPLGSAALAGTPYPIDRVATATALGFDRPTANSLDAVSDRDFALDYLATASICAMHLSRLAEEIVLWCTTQFRFIRLSDAFTSGSSIMPQKKNPDAAELVRAKCGRVIGALSGLLVVMKGLPLAYSKDMQEDKEPVFEADDTLALCLAATTGMIQDMTPDPAAMRRAVEAGFPTATDLADWLVRRLGLPFREAHHVTGRIVRLAEERSCGLSDLPLDAMKGVDARITEEVYAVLSLEASVASRTSFGGTAPDRVRASIDAARKRFL
- the lysA gene encoding diaminopimelate decarboxylase, encoding MAFSYVSGVLTADGVPLDRLAEAVGTPVYVYAASRLRANYQAYAQAFARDPVDVCFALKANSNQSIISLFANLGAGADVVSEGEMRRALAAGVPPEKVVFSGVGKTRDELAAALTAGIHQINVESLPELEALSQVATSLGRTAPVALRINPDVDAGTHGKIATGRKEDKFGIDLGHAVAAYAKATELPGLAPKGYAVHIGSQLLNISPYDDAYGHLSDLVIATREAGLKVERLDLGGGLGVPYQGETAPDHGAYAAIVRKRLGNLGCRLTLEPGRSLVGDAGVLLARVVYVKEGLHRRFLIVDAAMNDLMRPTLYDAYHGIRPVYEPAAGAPLAPMDVVGPICETGDTFARQRELPAVAQGELVAFMTAGAYGAAMSSTYNSRPLVAEVLADGGKWAVIRRRQTFEEMLALDVTPQWRDA